The following are encoded in a window of Pseudalgibacter alginicilyticus genomic DNA:
- a CDS encoding ABC transporter ATP-binding protein, with protein MIEVKDLHKSFGDVEVLKGITTTFDKGKTNLIIGQSGSGKTVFLKCLLGLFNYEQGSICYDGKVFTDLTEDAKRNLRSEIGMVFQGSALFDSMTIAENVMFPLRMFTKQSKTEMQDRVDFVLKRVNLDDAHNKMPSEASGGMQKRVAIARAIVNKPKYLFCDEPNSGLDPKTSIVIDNLIKEITEEYQITTVINSHDMNSVMEIGEKIVFLKDGFKEWEGSKDTIFRTDNEAVTNFVYSSNLFKKVRQMYLEERQ; from the coding sequence ATGATTGAAGTTAAAGATTTACATAAATCGTTTGGAGATGTAGAAGTCCTAAAAGGCATTACAACCACTTTTGACAAAGGAAAAACCAATCTTATTATTGGACAAAGTGGCTCTGGTAAAACAGTATTTTTAAAATGTTTATTAGGTTTATTTAATTATGAACAGGGTAGCATTTGTTATGACGGAAAAGTGTTTACAGACTTAACTGAAGATGCCAAACGTAATTTGCGTTCAGAAATAGGCATGGTGTTTCAAGGCAGCGCCTTATTTGATTCTATGACAATAGCAGAAAATGTTATGTTTCCACTTAGAATGTTTACAAAGCAAAGTAAAACTGAAATGCAAGACCGGGTTGATTTTGTATTGAAACGTGTTAATTTAGATGATGCTCATAATAAAATGCCTAGTGAAGCTTCCGGTGGTATGCAAAAACGTGTAGCCATAGCACGAGCCATTGTTAACAAACCAAAATATTTGTTTTGTGATGAGCCTAACTCAGGTTTAGACCCAAAAACATCAATTGTTATTGATAATTTAATTAAAGAAATTACCGAAGAATACCAAATTACCACCGTAATAAACTCACATGACATGAACTCTGTCATGGAAATAGGTGAAAAAATTGTATTCTTAAAAGATGGCTTTAAAGAGTGGGAAGGCTCCAAAGACACCATTTTTAGAACAGACAATGAAGCCGTTACAAATTTTGTATATTCCTCTAATTTGTTTAAAAAAGTAAGACAAATGTATTTAGAAGAACGTCAATAA
- a CDS encoding mannose-1-phosphate guanylyltransferase, with the protein MKNKNYYAILMAGGVGSRFWPVSTQDFPKQFHDMLGTGDTLIQKTFHRLAQLIPQENIFILTNERYNDLVFEQLPEVTERQVVLEPAMRNTAPCILYASLKIQKENPDALMIVAPSDHWIEDEVTFSKNVKQAFDFCSANDALMTLGIQPTFPNTGYGYIEFDKMTEEEIKSVNQFREKPDYETAKNFIAQGNFLWNAGIFMWSVKSVVDAFQRNQPKLYQLFEKGIAIYNTNAEDEFIKNNYPKAENVSVDYAIMETSTNVYVIAAEFDWNDLGTWGSLYDKLSKDKNDNAVVNARVLAEDTSGNMIRTKSDKIVVVDGLQDYIIVDKDEVLLIYPKSKEQDIKKVLKSVKDAFGEQYG; encoded by the coding sequence ATGAAAAATAAAAATTATTATGCCATATTAATGGCAGGAGGAGTAGGATCAAGGTTTTGGCCTGTAAGTACACAAGATTTTCCAAAGCAATTTCATGACATGTTAGGTACTGGTGATACGCTCATACAGAAAACATTTCATCGATTGGCACAATTAATTCCACAGGAAAATATTTTCATTTTAACAAATGAACGTTATAACGATTTAGTGTTTGAGCAATTGCCAGAAGTAACAGAAAGACAGGTTGTTTTGGAGCCTGCAATGCGAAATACAGCACCTTGTATCTTGTATGCATCTTTAAAAATTCAAAAGGAAAATCCTGATGCTTTAATGATAGTTGCTCCAAGTGACCATTGGATAGAGGATGAAGTTACTTTTAGTAAAAATGTAAAGCAAGCATTTGATTTTTGTTCAGCAAATGATGCTTTAATGACCCTTGGTATTCAGCCTACATTTCCAAATACAGGTTATGGATATATTGAGTTTGATAAAATGACTGAAGAAGAAATAAAATCGGTGAATCAATTTAGAGAAAAGCCAGATTATGAGACAGCTAAAAATTTTATAGCTCAAGGTAATTTTTTATGGAATGCAGGTATTTTTATGTGGAGCGTTAAAAGTGTGGTAGATGCTTTTCAAAGAAATCAGCCTAAGTTGTATCAACTTTTTGAAAAAGGAATAGCCATATATAATACAAATGCAGAAGATGAGTTTATAAAAAATAATTATCCTAAAGCAGAAAATGTTTCTGTAGATTATGCCATTATGGAAACGTCTACAAATGTGTATGTGATAGCCGCAGAATTTGATTGGAATGATTTGGGTACTTGGGGCAGTTTATATGACAAGTTGAGTAAAGATAAAAATGATAATGCTGTAGTAAATGCAAGAGTGCTTGCTGAAGATACTTCTGGGAATATGATACGCACTAAAAGTGATAAAATTGTAGTGGTTGATGGCTTACAGGATTATATTATTGTTGATAAAGATGAAGTGTTGTTAATATATCCAAAATCAAAAGAACAAGATATTAAAAAAGTACTTAAAAGTGTAAAAGATGCTTTTGGTGAGCAATATGGATAA
- a CDS encoding DUF389 domain-containing protein, which yields MEENKFNFSEEEAEAKKEQSAKESKEAIKKEAKGLLTSIKKFLSDLLDFRDDTDRDATIQAIKGDIPFKGATAWILVCSIFVASIGLNANSTAVVIGAMLISPLMGPILGVGLSIAINDIDTLKKSLINLATMIALSLLTAFLFFWLFPLSEDTSELLGRVKPDIRDVLIAFFGGLALIIARTKKGTIASVIFGVAIATALMPPLCTAGYGLAKGNMEYFLGAMYLFVINTIFIAMATFIVLKVLRFPMLKYVNSQKRLFVSRMAMLLAVVVMVPAIWTFLSVLKESNFDRDAKNFVERELADLPHFEYLKKNTNYKYSGDGNSMIEINTFGLDEIPESTIGLLQSRIKEYSALGNTTLVINQNRSKNLDNFRYMEELRYRDSLVVLSQSEKITYLEDKVQKLAKFERNYVPFEELAKEVKINYENIEQFSYSNVLQTNFSKIDTLSVFSVKWIESSSTEKSKIADQAKLENWLKFKLNLDTLLVKRIN from the coding sequence ATGGAAGAAAACAAATTCAATTTTTCTGAGGAAGAAGCAGAGGCAAAAAAAGAGCAATCGGCAAAAGAATCTAAAGAAGCTATAAAAAAAGAGGCAAAAGGCTTATTAACAAGTATCAAAAAATTTTTAAGCGATTTATTAGACTTTAGAGATGATACTGATAGAGATGCTACCATTCAGGCCATTAAAGGAGATATTCCATTTAAGGGTGCTACTGCTTGGATTTTGGTGTGTTCTATATTTGTTGCTTCCATTGGATTAAATGCAAACTCAACAGCTGTAGTTATTGGAGCCATGTTAATTTCTCCATTAATGGGCCCAATACTGGGTGTGGGGCTTTCCATTGCTATTAACGATATTGATACATTAAAAAAATCATTAATAAACTTAGCAACCATGATTGCTTTAAGTTTATTAACTGCTTTTTTGTTCTTTTGGTTGTTTCCTTTAAGTGAAGACACTTCAGAACTTTTAGGAAGAGTAAAGCCAGACATTCGTGACGTTTTAATTGCATTTTTTGGTGGATTGGCCTTAATTATTGCTCGAACAAAAAAAGGTACTATTGCTTCTGTTATTTTTGGTGTTGCTATTGCTACAGCATTAATGCCACCATTGTGTACTGCGGGATATGGATTGGCAAAAGGAAATATGGAGTATTTTTTAGGAGCCATGTATTTATTTGTAATCAATACTATATTTATTGCCATGGCAACTTTTATTGTATTGAAAGTACTTCGGTTTCCCATGCTTAAATATGTTAATTCTCAAAAACGGCTTTTTGTATCTAGAATGGCTATGCTGTTGGCGGTTGTAGTTATGGTTCCTGCAATTTGGACCTTTTTAAGTGTATTAAAAGAAAGTAATTTTGATAGAGATGCTAAAAATTTTGTTGAAAGAGAATTGGCAGATTTACCACATTTTGAATATTTAAAGAAAAACACCAATTATAAATATTCAGGTGATGGAAACTCAATGATAGAAATTAATACCTTTGGTTTGGATGAAATACCAGAATCAACCATAGGACTTTTACAAAGCAGAATAAAAGAATATAGTGCTTTAGGAAATACCACATTGGTCATAAACCAAAATAGATCCAAAAATTTAGATAATTTTAGATATATGGAAGAGTTGAGGTATCGAGATTCTTTAGTTGTATTGTCTCAATCGGAAAAAATCACATACTTAGAGGATAAAGTACAAAAATTAGCAAAATTTGAGCGTAATTATGTTCCGTTTGAAGAGCTTGCAAAAGAAGTGAAAATCAATTATGAAAATATTGAGCAGTTTTCTTATTCTAATGTTTTACAAACCAATTTCTCAAAAATAGATACACTTTCGGTTTTTTCAGTAAAATGGATAGAATCGTCGTCAACAGAAAAGTCTAAAATAGCTGATCAAGCAAAATTAGAAAATTGGTTAAAGTTTAAGCTTAATTTAGATACACTGCTTGTAAAAAGGATAAATTGA
- a CDS encoding MlaE family ABC transporter permease, translated as MNYLHNIGAYFLMIQEMFRKPTKWSVMKRLILIDIDDLIIGSLGIIAFISFFVGGVITIQTALNIDSPLIPKYLVGFATRQSIILEFAPTFTSIIMAGKVGSFITSSIGTMRVTEQIDALEVMGINSLNYLVLPKTIALLLYPFAIAIGMFLGILGGMVACIIGGYGTVENYVMGIQTDFESFHVIYSFIKTFVFAFLLATIPSFHGYYMKGGALEVGKASTTSFVWTSVAIILLNYVLTQMLLS; from the coding sequence ATGAATTACCTTCACAATATTGGAGCCTATTTTTTAATGATTCAGGAAATGTTTCGTAAACCTACCAAATGGTCGGTAATGAAACGATTGATTTTAATTGATATTGACGATTTAATTATTGGCTCCTTAGGAATTATCGCTTTTATTTCATTTTTTGTTGGAGGTGTTATTACCATTCAAACAGCTTTAAACATTGACAGCCCTTTAATCCCTAAGTATTTAGTAGGTTTTGCCACTAGGCAATCAATTATTTTAGAGTTTGCCCCAACATTCACTTCTATTATTATGGCAGGAAAAGTAGGGTCATTCATTACTTCTAGTATTGGTACAATGCGCGTTACAGAACAAATTGATGCCTTAGAAGTTATGGGAATTAATTCTTTAAATTATTTAGTACTACCAAAAACCATAGCATTATTACTTTATCCATTTGCTATTGCTATTGGTATGTTTTTAGGAATTTTAGGAGGTATGGTTGCTTGTATTATAGGAGGTTATGGCACCGTAGAAAATTATGTTATGGGCATACAAACAGATTTTGAATCTTTTCACGTTATATATTCATTTATAAAAACATTTGTATTTGCCTTTTTGTTAGCAACCATTCCTTCTTTTCATGGTTATTATATGAAAGGTGGAGCCTTAGAAGTTGGAAAAGCAAGTACTACCTCATTTGTTTGGACCAGTGTTGCTATTATCCTATTAAACTATGTACTAACCCAAATGTTATTAAGCTAA
- a CDS encoding pyruvate dehydrogenase complex dihydrolipoamide acetyltransferase, whose product MAIVVNMPRLSDTMEEGTVAAWLKKVGDKIEEGDILAEIETDKATMEFESFNEGTLLHIGVQEGETTKVDELLAIIGDEGEDISALLNGGGSASAEAEEEVAKADATPSEAEESQNNDSSETDKSAAKTELPEGVIVVTMPRLSDTMEEGTVATWLKKVGDKVEEGDILAEIETDKATMEFESFQSGTLLEIGLQEGESAKVDSLLAIIGPEGTDVSGVAANFSAETPTSKEEAPKEAPKKEAPKAAAPAVATSAAPKASAPAPTPVTENGRVYVSPLAKKLAEEKGVNLTKIQGSGENGRIVKRDIENYEPATSATSVGKFVPAGQEDFEDVTNSQMRKAIAKALTNSKFTAPHYYLSVEFDMENAIAFRTQFNSIPDTKISYNDIVVKACALALKQHPQVNSQWFADKMRLNNHVHIGVAVAVPDGLVVPVVKFANEQSLPQIGAAVRELAGKAKNKKLTPAEMEGSTFTVSNLGMFGIDTFTSIINQPNSAILSVGNIVEKPVVKNGQIVVGNTMKLSLACDHRTVDGATGAMFLQTLKGYIENPVTMLV is encoded by the coding sequence ATGGCAATAGTAGTAAATATGCCGCGTTTAAGCGACACCATGGAAGAAGGAACCGTTGCGGCTTGGTTAAAAAAAGTAGGTGACAAAATAGAAGAAGGTGACATATTAGCTGAAATCGAAACTGATAAAGCGACTATGGAATTTGAATCTTTTAATGAAGGAACATTACTTCATATTGGTGTTCAAGAAGGAGAAACCACTAAAGTAGATGAGCTTTTAGCTATTATTGGCGATGAAGGTGAAGATATTTCTGCTTTGTTAAATGGAGGCGGTTCAGCTTCTGCTGAAGCAGAGGAAGAAGTAGCTAAAGCAGATGCTACTCCTAGTGAGGCTGAGGAATCTCAAAATAATGATTCATCTGAAACTGATAAGTCAGCTGCCAAAACTGAATTACCAGAAGGTGTTATAGTCGTTACCATGCCTCGTTTAAGCGATACTATGGAAGAAGGTACTGTAGCAACGTGGTTAAAAAAAGTTGGGGATAAAGTTGAAGAAGGAGATATTTTAGCAGAGATTGAAACGGATAAAGCTACAATGGAGTTTGAATCATTTCAATCTGGTACATTATTAGAAATAGGTTTGCAAGAAGGAGAATCAGCAAAAGTAGATTCATTATTAGCAATTATAGGCCCTGAAGGTACCGATGTATCTGGAGTTGCGGCTAATTTTTCTGCAGAAACACCTACTTCAAAAGAAGAAGCACCAAAAGAAGCTCCTAAAAAAGAAGCTCCTAAAGCAGCAGCGCCTGCTGTGGCTACTTCTGCTGCACCAAAAGCTAGTGCTCCTGCACCGACACCAGTTACAGAAAATGGACGTGTATATGTATCTCCCTTAGCTAAAAAATTAGCTGAAGAAAAAGGTGTTAACTTAACTAAAATTCAAGGGTCAGGTGAAAATGGACGTATTGTAAAACGCGATATAGAAAATTACGAACCCGCAACATCAGCAACTTCAGTAGGTAAATTTGTACCAGCAGGACAAGAAGATTTTGAAGATGTTACAAACTCGCAAATGCGTAAAGCCATTGCAAAAGCATTAACAAATTCAAAATTTACGGCACCACATTATTATCTGAGTGTGGAGTTTGATATGGAAAATGCTATAGCATTCCGTACACAATTCAATAGCATTCCAGATACAAAAATATCTTATAATGATATTGTGGTTAAAGCTTGTGCTTTAGCATTGAAACAACATCCGCAAGTAAATTCGCAATGGTTTGCAGATAAAATGCGTTTAAATAATCATGTGCATATAGGGGTAGCAGTAGCAGTTCCAGATGGTCTGGTGGTACCAGTTGTTAAATTTGCAAACGAGCAAAGTTTACCACAAATAGGTGCGGCAGTTAGAGAACTTGCTGGAAAAGCTAAAAACAAAAAATTAACCCCAGCAGAAATGGAAGGTAGTACATTTACTGTTTCTAATTTAGGAATGTTTGGTATTGATACATTTACATCTATTATCAATCAACCTAATTCAGCAATTCTTTCTGTTGGAAATATTGTTGAAAAACCAGTGGTTAAAAATGGACAAATTGTAGTAGGAAATACAATGAAATTATCTTTAGCATGCGACCATAGAACGGTTGATGGTGCTACAGGTGCTATGTTTCTTCAAACGTTAAAAGGATACATTGAAAATCCTGTAACAATGTTAGTGTAG
- a CDS encoding M28 family metallopeptidase: MKKIFSLLVVVFVFGCGGQKQIISANSNSTKNSNHINLRDVKKNLEFLASDDLEGRKTGGKGIEKAAVFIENIFTENNIKPYFKTYRDTFNVKEVIGYNVVGFIEGNDSNLKNEFVILGAHYDHIGNVKTINGDSIANGANDDASGTVAVLEWAKYFSKTKTNKRSLLFTLYSAEEMGLKGSEHLAKRLKQANIDLYTMINFEMIGVPRLDNKIMSYLTGYEKSNMAETLNNYGGTELVGFLPKANEFKLFRRSDNFPFYKAFKVPAHAISTFDFTNFDYYHHVDDEADNMDLIHMTYFMNKMIPALEGMINADTKEIKINNE, translated from the coding sequence ATGAAAAAAATATTTAGTTTGCTTGTAGTTGTATTTGTTTTTGGATGTGGTGGCCAAAAACAAATAATTTCAGCTAATTCAAATTCAACTAAAAATTCTAATCATATTAATTTAAGAGATGTTAAAAAAAATTTAGAATTTTTAGCTTCAGATGATTTAGAAGGAAGAAAAACAGGAGGTAAGGGAATTGAAAAAGCAGCTGTTTTTATAGAAAATATTTTTACAGAAAACAACATCAAACCCTATTTTAAAACATACAGAGATACCTTTAATGTTAAAGAAGTTATAGGTTACAATGTTGTTGGTTTTATAGAAGGCAATGATTCAAATTTAAAAAATGAATTTGTCATTCTTGGAGCACATTATGATCATATTGGAAACGTTAAGACTATAAATGGGGATAGTATAGCAAATGGAGCAAATGATGATGCTTCAGGAACGGTAGCCGTTTTAGAGTGGGCTAAATACTTTTCAAAGACTAAGACAAATAAACGAAGCCTATTGTTTACATTATATTCTGCAGAGGAAATGGGGTTAAAGGGGTCTGAGCATTTAGCAAAACGTTTAAAGCAAGCAAATATTGATTTGTATACCATGATTAATTTTGAGATGATTGGGGTGCCTCGTCTTGATAATAAAATTATGAGCTATTTAACAGGTTATGAAAAATCTAATATGGCAGAAACGCTAAATAATTATGGAGGCACAGAACTTGTTGGTTTTTTGCCTAAAGCTAATGAGTTTAAGTTGTTTAGGCGTTCAGATAATTTTCCGTTTTATAAGGCCTTTAAAGTTCCTGCTCATGCTATTTCTACCTTCGATTTTACTAATTTTGATTATTACCATCATGTAGATGATGAAGCAGATAATATGGATTTAATACATATGACTTATTTTATGAATAAAATGATTCCAGCTTTAGAAGGTATGATAAATGCAGATACCAAAGAAATTAAAATAAATAATGAGTAA
- the pafA gene encoding alkaline phosphatase PafA: MKNIVFMLLVIAFSMTGKAQQPTQVEVKINERPKLVVGIVVDQMRYDYLTRFYNKFGDNGFKRMINEGFNCKNNHFNYIPTYTGPGHASVYTGTTPKYHGVIGNNWYDKELKKSVYCAEDSSVESVGTKDKAGQMSPHRMLTTSFADENRLFTQMRGKTIGISVKDRGAILPAGHTANAAYWFHGADEGIWISSTFYMDELPKWVKKFNKSKSVASYFKVWDTYHDINTYVESGSDLNDFERGFNGKETATFPYDLNALKTQNGNFDIIKGTPYGNSIVTDFAIAAISGEELGYDDITDVLAVSYSSTDYVGHNFGVNSKEVEDTYIRLDKELERFFKTLDDKVGKGNYTVFLTADHGAVDVPAYLESVKIPAGYVDNNEKKKALNEFMTNKYGTSDLIENISNNQIFLNREKIKQLDLDLSDVQQAIVNEQITYRNMYKAYSGTVMSTSEFTTGIETLLQKGYNQKRSGDVLLVDDPSYISYSRKGSTHGSGLNYDTHVPLLLFGQGIKQGQTVYRTEISDIAPTMSALLGISFPNGSIGQPLDFVLDFNE; this comes from the coding sequence ATGAAGAATATAGTTTTTATGTTATTGGTTATTGCCTTTAGCATGACAGGCAAAGCACAACAACCTACTCAAGTAGAAGTAAAAATCAATGAACGTCCTAAACTAGTGGTGGGTATTGTTGTTGATCAAATGCGTTATGACTACTTAACACGGTTTTACAACAAATTTGGAGATAATGGTTTTAAGCGTATGATTAATGAAGGATTTAATTGTAAAAACAATCATTTTAATTACATTCCTACCTACACAGGTCCAGGTCATGCATCTGTTTATACAGGTACTACTCCAAAATATCATGGTGTAATAGGTAATAATTGGTACGATAAGGAGTTGAAAAAATCTGTGTATTGTGCAGAAGATAGTTCCGTTGAGTCTGTTGGAACAAAAGATAAAGCAGGCCAAATGTCACCACATAGAATGCTTACTACCTCTTTTGCTGATGAAAACCGACTGTTTACTCAAATGCGCGGAAAAACCATAGGGATTTCTGTTAAGGATAGAGGGGCTATTTTACCTGCTGGTCATACAGCAAACGCAGCTTATTGGTTTCATGGAGCCGACGAAGGAATTTGGATTTCTAGTACCTTCTACATGGACGAGTTACCAAAATGGGTGAAAAAATTTAATAAATCTAAATCTGTGGCATCTTATTTTAAAGTATGGGATACGTATCATGATATTAATACTTATGTAGAAAGTGGGAGTGATTTGAACGATTTTGAAAGAGGGTTTAATGGCAAAGAAACGGCTACATTTCCTTATGATTTAAATGCTTTAAAAACACAAAACGGAAATTTTGATATTATAAAAGGAACACCTTATGGAAATAGTATTGTTACAGATTTTGCAATAGCTGCTATCAGCGGAGAAGAATTAGGATATGATGACATAACGGATGTACTGGCTGTTAGTTATTCTAGTACTGATTATGTGGGGCACAATTTTGGAGTAAATTCAAAAGAAGTTGAAGATACTTATATTCGATTAGATAAAGAATTAGAACGATTCTTCAAAACATTAGATGACAAAGTAGGTAAAGGAAATTATACGGTTTTTTTAACAGCAGATCATGGTGCAGTAGATGTGCCCGCTTATTTAGAAAGTGTTAAAATTCCTGCAGGTTATGTAGATAATAATGAAAAGAAAAAAGCACTTAATGAGTTCATGACAAATAAGTATGGAACATCAGATTTGATTGAAAATATAAGTAATAATCAAATATTTTTAAATCGTGAAAAAATAAAACAATTAGATTTGGATTTAAGCGATGTACAACAAGCTATTGTTAATGAACAAATAACATATCGTAATATGTATAAAGCATACTCAGGCACGGTTATGTCAACATCTGAATTTACAACAGGTATTGAAACCTTACTTCAAAAAGGGTATAACCAAAAACGCTCTGGTGATGTCCTTTTAGTAGATGATCCTTCTTATATATCCTATAGCAGAAAAGGCTCTACACATGGTAGCGGATTAAATTATGATACGCATGTTCCTTTGCTGTTATTTGGACAAGGAATTAAACAAGGACAAACGGTTTATAGAACAGAAATATCTGACATTGCACCAACCATGTCTGCACTTTTAGGAATTAGTTTCCCAAATGGCTCTATTGGGCAGCCATTGGATTTTGTTTTAGATTTTAATGAGTAA
- a CDS encoding HAD family hydrolase: protein MSKYKCVIFDCDGVLVDSEPISIQILVDMANQYGANIDLLYGMKHFKGSFMNACENKISELIQKKLPDTFQAAYREKSFKAFKENMKPIKGVKAVLENLNRPFCVASSGPENKIRLNLELTGLLPYFENKIFSCYTLQKWKPDPAVFLWASETMGYKPEECLVIEDSLSGVKAAKAGGFDVFGYVEHDYNNELKSEATKTFKSMDMLLEML, encoded by the coding sequence ATGAGCAAATACAAATGTGTTATTTTTGATTGTGATGGCGTTTTAGTTGATAGTGAGCCCATAAGTATTCAAATACTCGTTGATATGGCTAACCAGTACGGAGCCAATATAGACTTACTTTATGGTATGAAACATTTTAAAGGCAGTTTTATGAATGCTTGTGAAAATAAAATTTCAGAACTTATACAGAAAAAACTACCCGATACGTTTCAAGCAGCATACAGAGAAAAAAGTTTTAAAGCTTTTAAAGAAAACATGAAGCCCATTAAGGGTGTTAAGGCAGTTTTAGAAAATTTAAATCGTCCTTTTTGTGTGGCTTCAAGTGGTCCAGAAAATAAAATACGATTAAACTTAGAGCTTACCGGTTTATTACCATATTTTGAAAATAAAATTTTTAGTTGCTATACCCTACAAAAATGGAAGCCAGATCCTGCAGTGTTTCTTTGGGCTTCAGAAACCATGGGATACAAACCAGAAGAGTGTTTGGTTATTGAGGATAGTCTGTCTGGGGTAAAAGCAGCTAAAGCAGGAGGTTTTGATGTATTTGGATATGTGGAACACGATTATAATAACGAACTAAAAAGTGAAGCAACTAAAACTTTTAAAAGTATGGATATGCTTTTGGAAATGTTGTGA
- a CDS encoding SprT-like domain-containing protein — translation MQNQLKNYIPTNSFSQVLKLLEHDNLSVKIKSERKTRHGDYRRLPHGKHQITINSNLNQYRFLITLIHEVAHFGAYNKYGRFIKPHGIEWKKTFQHLMLPFLNPNIFPNDLLPLLAKHFKNPKASSDSDVKLALALKQYDVPNDKTYIFEVPLGSEFKLYNGKIFKMGEKRVKRFECIEVASGRIYLFNPNTEVELI, via the coding sequence ATGCAAAATCAGTTAAAAAATTATATTCCTACAAATTCGTTTTCTCAAGTTTTAAAACTTTTAGAGCACGATAATTTATCGGTTAAAATAAAAAGCGAACGCAAAACACGTCATGGTGATTATAGGCGTTTACCACATGGAAAACATCAAATTACTATAAATTCTAATTTAAATCAGTATCGATTTTTAATCACTTTAATTCATGAAGTAGCGCATTTTGGAGCTTATAATAAATACGGGCGCTTTATAAAACCGCATGGTATTGAGTGGAAAAAAACATTTCAGCATTTAATGCTTCCTTTTTTAAATCCGAATATATTCCCTAATGATTTGCTACCACTTTTGGCGAAACATTTTAAAAACCCAAAAGCAAGTAGCGATTCCGATGTTAAATTAGCATTAGCATTAAAACAGTATGATGTACCTAATGATAAAACTTATATTTTTGAGGTACCATTAGGAAGTGAATTTAAATTATATAATGGAAAAATTTTTAAAATGGGAGAAAAACGTGTAAAACGCTTTGAATGTATTGAAGTGGCATCTGGTAGAATTTATTTGTTCAACCCAAATACAGAAGTAGAGCTAATATAA
- a CDS encoding SDR family NAD(P)-dependent oxidoreductase codes for MSKNIIITGTSRGIGFELVQLFSKAGHHVLALSRNENPIRNLKLKNVKTFSFDLNDKNAYKKVEDFINKNWKQVDVLINNAGALLNKPFSEISMEEFENIYKTNVFGVAELSRVMLPFMKKESHVVTISSMGGVQGSMKFPGLAAYSSSKAAVITLTELLAEEYKGSGISFNVLALGAVQTEMLEEAFPGYLASTSALDMAEYIFDFSLNGNKYYNGKLLQVSNSTP; via the coding sequence ATGAGTAAAAATATTATTATAACAGGAACAAGTAGAGGTATAGGTTTTGAATTGGTACAGTTATTTTCAAAAGCGGGACATCATGTTTTGGCGCTTTCGCGGAATGAAAACCCTATTCGGAATTTAAAATTAAAGAATGTAAAAACGTTTTCTTTTGATTTAAACGATAAAAACGCCTACAAAAAAGTTGAAGATTTTATAAATAAAAATTGGAAACAAGTTGATGTTTTAATTAATAATGCAGGAGCATTACTAAACAAACCCTTTTCAGAAATTTCAATGGAAGAATTTGAAAATATTTATAAAACCAATGTTTTTGGAGTTGCAGAATTATCTCGAGTGATGTTGCCGTTTATGAAAAAAGAAAGCCACGTAGTAACCATCAGCTCCATGGGAGGGGTTCAAGGAAGTATGAAGTTTCCAGGTTTGGCAGCTTACAGTTCTAGTAAAGCTGCGGTAATTACTTTAACAGAATTATTAGCAGAAGAATATAAAGGATCAGGTATTTCGTTTAACGTTTTAGCTTTAGGTGCTGTACAAACCGAAATGTTGGAAGAGGCTTTTCCTGGTTATTTAGCATCAACTTCTGCTTTAGACATGGCAGAATATATTTTCGATTTCTCACTTAATGGGAATAAGTATTATAACGGGAAATTGTTGCAGGTTTCAAACTCTACACCTTAA